One segment of Haliotis asinina isolate JCU_RB_2024 chromosome 12, JCU_Hal_asi_v2, whole genome shotgun sequence DNA contains the following:
- the LOC137258544 gene encoding sodium-dependent glucose transporter 1A-like — MAGDGWYVALRARVSAPGYTRKLLHTGCLFYSFIVIGICNAQTGPALLDLQLITNTNTQQSAVFFTGASVGSMCGSLSFGFLFGRFNKHLLMFLILLGAAVAVAVLPLCTPYILMVFMHGVVSFFRAGHVTCGNTDLIRTWEAERRVFVQILHFCFALGGTLSPLITEPFLAYRTSSNNTREGDNSSIPLSNICVNNSDFVDNGDCDIVVTETKVEYAYLITGILFLVASLTFLIQRCCHKSQSADTQKSTTGYANLEKPLPMVYIFGTMIFVVLIFIFLVAVESCLASFLLTFVVKQLNWTKTSGARLTSVFWACYAAMRFATIFFTDRVPPFVLILVTSITMLLSAVGLMMSSLYDNEIGVWACVALGGLSLASQFPSTMMWLEESILRLSSRIVSIIVFSSTLPGIINPLIIGYLMQEMSPIWLMYILTIESGVSLLLILSLFTWSKAVLKSVRERQNSERLVPQEYT; from the exons TT GGAATATGCAATGCCCAGACTGGCCCCGCGCTGCTAGACCTTCAGCTCATCACTAACACCAACACCCAGCAGTCCGCTGTCTTCTTCACGGGAGCCTCCGTCGGGAGCATGTGCGGCTCCTTGTCCTTTGGTTTCCTGTTTGGCCGATTTAACAAGCACCTGCTAATGTTCCTCATCCTCCTCGGAGCAGCTGTAGCTGTCGCGGTTCTGCCGTTGTGCACGCCGTATATCCTGATGGTCTTCATGCATGGCGTCGTGTCCTTCTTCAGGGCTGGACACGTTACTT GTGGTAACACAGATTTGATAAGGACTTGGGAAGCTGAAAGAAGAGTGTTCGTTCAGATTCTCCACTTCTGCTTCGCTCTTGGGGGAACGCTTTCCCCACTCATCACAGAACCCTTCCTTGCATACAGAACAAGCTCAAACAATACACGAGAGGGAGACAACTCAAGCATCCCCCTCTCTAACATCTGCGTGAACAACAGTGACTTTGTAGACAATGGAGACTGCGATATAGTTGTCACAGAAACAAAAGTCGAATACGCGTATCTCATAACAGGGATTTTGTTCCTTGTAGCTTCGCTGACCTTCCTGATCCAAAGGTGTTGCCACAAATCCCAATCAGCAGATACCCAGAAGTCCACGACTGGATACGCAAATCTGGAGAAACCATTGCCGATGGTGTATATCTTTGGTACAATGATATTTGTGGTTCTGATCTTCATTTTCCTCGTAGCTGTTGAGTCGTGTTTGGCATCCTTCCTCCTCACCTTCGTGGTGAAGCAGCTAAACTGGACGAAGACATCGGGAGCCAGACTGACGTCAGTATTCTGGGCTTGTTACGCAGCTATGAGGTTTGCCACCATCTTTTTTACGGACCGTGTGCCCCCATTCGTTCTTATCCTCGTCACCTCCATCACCATGCTCCTGTCTGCAGTAGGTCTGATGATGTCCTCTCTCTATGACAATGAAATTGGTGTGTGGGCCTGTGTTGCGTTAGGTGGGTTGTCTCTAGCTTCACAGTTTCCGTCCACGATGATGTGGCTGGAGGAGTCGATTCTGAGGCTGTCGTCCAGGATCGTCTCGATCATTGTCTTCTCTTCCACCTTGCCTGGTATCATCAACCCGTTAATCATTGGGTACCTGATGCAGGAAATGTCTCCAATATGGTTGATGTATATACTCACTATAGAGAGCGGCGTCTCTCTGCTGCTCATACTGTCCTTGTTCACCTGGTCCAAGGCTGTCCTCAAGTCGGTGCGCGAGAGGCAGAATTCAGAACGATTGGTACCACAGGAGTACACCTGA